In the genome of Quercus robur chromosome 3, dhQueRobu3.1, whole genome shotgun sequence, one region contains:
- the LOC126718189 gene encoding flavonoid 3',5'-methyltransferase-like isoform X1, with product MSSIIGELLAIEKGSKSETNGMATAPEKIILKSQALKKYILEKCYPREHEQLKELREATIDQHPFWSLMNVPIDEGLLLSMLLKTMNAKKTLEIGVFTGYSLLTTALALPADGKIIAIDPNREAYQTGLPFIQKAGVEHKINFIESDALSVLNDLITNGKQEGTFDFAFVDADKEGYIKYHELLLKLVKIGGIIAYDNTLWFGSVAEPEEDKMEEYLKLGKKCLAELNSFLATDPRIESSLVSIGDGLTLCRRIC from the exons ATGAGTTCAATTATTGGAGAACTTCTTGCCATTGAGAAGGGATCGAAATCAGAAACTAACG GCATGGCAACCGCACCGGAGAAGATCATCCTCAAAAGTCAAGCACTTAAGAAG TACATTTTAGAAAAATGCTACCCGCGAGAGCATGAGCAATTGAAGGAACTCAGAGAGGCCACAATTGACCAACATCCTTTTTG GAGTTTGATGAATGTGCCTATCGATGAAGGTCTACTCCTCTCAATGCTTCTAAAGACCATGAACGCAAAGAAGACATTAGAAATTGGAGTCTTTACTGGTTATTCTCTTCTTACTACTGCTTTAGCACTACCAGCTGATGGCAAG ATAATAGCTATTGATCCAAACAGGGAAGCATATCAAACTGGATTGCCATTTATTCAGAAGGCTGGAGTGGAACATAagattaattttattgaatcaGATGCCTTGTCAGTTTTGAATGATCTAATTACCAat GGCAAACAAGAAGGGACATTCGATTTCGCATTTGTGGATGCTGATAAGGAAGGCTACATCAAATATCATGAACTACTTTTGAAACTGGTTAAGATTGGTGGAATAATTGCATATGATAATACCTTATGGTTTGGGTCAGTGGCTGAACCTGAAGAAGATAAGATGGAGGAATATTTGAAGCTTGGCAAAAAGTGTCTCGCGGAATTGAATAGCTTTCTAGCAACTGATCCTCGCATCGAATCATCCCTCGTCTCTATTGGTGATGGCCTCACCCTCTGCAGGCGCATCTGCTAG
- the LOC126718189 gene encoding flavonoid 3',5'-methyltransferase-like isoform X2, with the protein MNVPIDEGLLLSMLLKTMNAKKTLEIGVFTGYSLLTTALALPADGKIIAIDPNREAYQTGLPFIQKAGVEHKINFIESDALSVLNDLITNGKQEGTFDFAFVDADKEGYIKYHELLLKLVKIGGIIAYDNTLWFGSVAEPEEDKMEEYLKLGKKCLAELNSFLATDPRIESSLVSIGDGLTLCRRIC; encoded by the exons ATGAATGTGCCTATCGATGAAGGTCTACTCCTCTCAATGCTTCTAAAGACCATGAACGCAAAGAAGACATTAGAAATTGGAGTCTTTACTGGTTATTCTCTTCTTACTACTGCTTTAGCACTACCAGCTGATGGCAAG ATAATAGCTATTGATCCAAACAGGGAAGCATATCAAACTGGATTGCCATTTATTCAGAAGGCTGGAGTGGAACATAagattaattttattgaatcaGATGCCTTGTCAGTTTTGAATGATCTAATTACCAat GGCAAACAAGAAGGGACATTCGATTTCGCATTTGTGGATGCTGATAAGGAAGGCTACATCAAATATCATGAACTACTTTTGAAACTGGTTAAGATTGGTGGAATAATTGCATATGATAATACCTTATGGTTTGGGTCAGTGGCTGAACCTGAAGAAGATAAGATGGAGGAATATTTGAAGCTTGGCAAAAAGTGTCTCGCGGAATTGAATAGCTTTCTAGCAACTGATCCTCGCATCGAATCATCCCTCGTCTCTATTGGTGATGGCCTCACCCTCTGCAGGCGCATCTGCTAG